One stretch of Terriglobales bacterium DNA includes these proteins:
- a CDS encoding DUF1579 family protein: MKQIRVAVCVLGLMGLLAANVAMAQGPPMAKPGPEQQRLHYFVGQWKHEGEMKPGPYGPGGKFTSTEECRMIGDFFLTSHSKSTGPMGPMEDQFTMGYDPKLKAYTYDDFSSMGLHEKSTGNVSGKVWTWTNDNEMGGKTMKGKFVLTEVSPTSYTYKFDMSTDDGKTWSNMMTGTATKVK, encoded by the coding sequence ATGAAGCAGATCAGGGTCGCGGTGTGCGTTCTGGGGCTGATGGGGTTATTGGCGGCGAATGTGGCGATGGCGCAGGGGCCGCCGATGGCGAAACCAGGTCCGGAGCAGCAGCGTCTGCATTACTTTGTCGGACAATGGAAACATGAGGGCGAGATGAAGCCTGGGCCCTACGGGCCGGGCGGAAAATTCACCAGCACGGAAGAATGTCGAATGATCGGCGATTTCTTTCTGACGTCGCACTCCAAGTCGACAGGCCCGATGGGCCCGATGGAAGATCAATTCACGATGGGGTATGACCCCAAACTGAAGGCTTATACCTACGACGACTTCAGCAGCATGGGCCTGCACGAAAAGTCGACCGGCAACGTATCGGGAAAAGTGTGGACCTGGACAAACGATAACGAGATGGGCGGGAAGACAATGAAGGGCAAGTTCGTTTTGACCGAGGTTTCCCCGACGTCCTATACCTACAAGTTCGACATGTCCACCGACGATGGCAAGACGTGGTCAAACATGATGACTGGGACCGCGACGAAGGTGAAATGA